The following proteins are encoded in a genomic region of Arachis stenosperma cultivar V10309 chromosome 4, arast.V10309.gnm1.PFL2, whole genome shotgun sequence:
- the LOC130973784 gene encoding uncharacterized protein LOC130973784 isoform X1, whose product MRNMALQKYVPPGNAPSVNLKRLTISKKVPEKAQLKMANQNRDMDVDVDLREVYFLMMHFLSAGPCHKTYMQFRNELLEHQLLPRRYHAWYSRSGAPRGDEDDDGLSFSLTYDKLLERYPHIEKDHLVKLLKQLLLNTASPSLRISSGNAPNAADVPTLLGKGSFSLLSYDNDKINEVKRPPPHMRWPHMKANQVHGLNLREIGGGFPRHHRAPSIRAACYAIAKPSTMVQKMQNIKRIRGHRNAVYCAILDRSGRYVITGSDDRLVKIWSMETAYCLASCRGHEGDITDLAVSSNNALVASSSNDCIIRVWRLPDGLPISVLRGHTGAVTAIAFSPRTVYHLLSSSDDGTCRIWDARYTQSSPRIYVPRPTDSVIGRNGVSSSSTLPHSHQIFCCAFNANGTVFVTGSSDNLARVWNACKPSVDDTEQPNHEIDVLSGHENDVNYVQFSGCAVASRFSTSETWKEENLPKFKNSWLNHDNIVTCSRDGSAIIWIPKSRRSHGKSGRWTRAYHLRVPPPPMPPQPQRGGPRQRTLPTPRGVNMIVWSLDNRFVLAAIMDCRICVWNASDGSLVHSLTGHTDSTYVLDVHPFNPRIAMSAGYDGRTIVWDIWEGMPIRIYEMSHFKLVDGKFSPDGTSIILSDDVGQLYILSTGQGESQKDAKYDQFFLGDYRPLIQDTHGNVLDQETQIVPYRRNLQDLLCDSAMIPYPEPYQSEFQQRRSGALGLEWRPSSLRLAVGPDFSLDPDYHMLPLADLDLLAEPLPEFIDAMDWAPEIEVFSDDADSEYNVTEDFSSRGEQECSSSNGSGDTGCSTDNSEGEDAHMDCIRRSKRKRQKTEIEIMTSSGRRVKRRNLDEVDGNNLTGSRSRKGKSGQKASRKTSKSKSSRPQRAAARNALHLFSKITGTPTDGEDDSLVGDFSDSESTLQDSNMDSDESDRAAQNDQLKSSKGKEVSTYESEDMKSHGLTETDAVAGNRRRLVLKFPIRDSSKHTHGFDNQAELVGSSSKSAQEAHNFNKNSCMDEGYSGSGSYHTIEGSHRLNIEVDRVDLLEKIRWGVVRPRSSKPLRVGEAAVSNANPDSLKFSNHLIETEKEEKEFSPLTPPSETKNDENMVDSLADINDNGDCTTHPFNPFENGENEEELTTTRDHRNKEESLVSALIPDNTGTAFVSNSGAEQLPEPNSSFPSVLTKLRSKRGSRDPECSSKHGTKSPVLKNSACSNHASNEQCMIVTENDDNSKVVIPNRGENGSQEIDAQGTQHCTSNGPLEPHPRRDKMFKAVYKRSRSNRASNNSANGGALGESTSNGSNSNFNTSVGFSNGTNKDVRDNGSIEMEPITSDPNDKGNHLKVENGHEDGVGRSQHNMQTNGVKFTEEERGSSSKSTVGIRSTRSRRSSYNIHETHETSPVNRKKSLQSANKGSWLLLSTQEEGCRFIPQQGDEVVYLRQGHQEYIANYSRKKEAGPWMSIKENIRAVEYCIVQSLDYAHDSGSGDGCCKMILQFVDPDSSVFGKSFKLNLPDVTGFPDFLVERTRFDAAMQRNWTRRDKCRVWWKDDSESDGSWWEGRIMCEKAKSSEFPDSPWERYTIRYKNDLTETHLHSPWELFDADTQWEQPHIDDEVRNKLLTALTKLQESGNKVQDRYGVHELQKISSKLKFLNRFPVSLSLDLIESRLENNYYRRLEALKHDVTILLSNAAAYFEKDAGMSTKIKRLSEWFTKAFLSL is encoded by the exons AAGTTGTTGGAGAG GTATCCTCACATTGAAAAGGATCACTTAGTCAAGCTTTTGAAGCAATTGTTATTAAATACAGCCTCCCCATCTCTTCGCATTAGTAGTGGAAATGCTCCAAATGCAGCTGATGTTCCTACTCTTTTGGGGAAGGGTTCATTTTCACTTCTGAGCT ATGACaatgataaaataaatgaaGTCAAGCGGCCACCTCCTCACATGCGCTGGCCTCATATGAAAGCCAATCAGGTTCATGGGCTTAATTTGAGGGAAATTGGGGGTGGTTTTCCCAGACACCATCGTGCACCATCTATACGTGCTGCTTGCTATGCAATTGCAAAGCCTTCTACCATGGTACAGAAAATGCAAAATATCAAGAGGATAAGAGGACACCGTAATGCTGTCTATTGTG CTATATTAGATCGGTCAGGGAGATATGTCATCACGGGCTCAGATGATCGACTGGTAAAAATTTGGTCAATGGAAACTGCCTATTGTTTGGCCAGTTGCCGTGGACATGAG GGTGATATCACTGACCTGGCTGTGAGTTCAAACAATGCTTTAGTTGCATCATCATCGAATGACTGTATCATTCGAGTT TGGCGCTTGCCAGATGGCTTACCAATATCAGTTTTGCGGGGACATACTGGAGCTGTTACTGCAATAGCATTTAGTCCAAGAACTGTGTACCATCTTTTATC TTCCTCTGATGATGGAACTTGTAGGATATGGGATGCAAGGTACACTCAGTCAAGTCCAAGAATATATGTTCCGAGGCCTACTGATTCTGTAATTG GGAGGAATGGTGTTTCATCTTCTAGTACTTTGCCACATAGCCATCAGATCTTTTGCTGCGCCTTTAATGCAAATGGGACTGTCTTTGTCACTGGTAGCTCTGATAATCTTGCTAGG GTCTGGAATGCTTGTAAACCAAGTGTGGATGATACCGAACAGCCAAATCACGAGATAGATGTGTTATCCGGGCATGAAAATGATGTAAACTATGTGCAATTTAG TGGATGTGCAGTAGCATCTCGGTTTTCCACATCAGAAACTTGGAAAGAGGAAAATCTTCCCAAATTTAAGAATTCATG GTTGAATCATGACAATATTGTTACCTGCTCTCGTGATGGGAGTGCTATTATATGGATTCCCAAATCACGCAGGTCACAT GGGAAAAGTGGTCGCTGGACTCGGGCATATCATCTGAGAGTTCCACCTCCACCTATGCCTCCTCAACCTCAGAGAGGTGGTCCTCGTCAGAGAACTCTACCCACTCCACGTGGTGTAAATATGATTGTTTGGAGCCTAGATAACCGCTTTGTCCTTGCAGCTATTATGG ATTGCAGAATATGTGTTTGGAATGCTTCTGATGGCAGCTTAGTACACTCGTTGACTGGCCATACTGATTCT ACATATGTTCTGGATGTTCACCCATTTAATCCTCGGATAGCTATGAGTGCTGGATATGATGGAAGAACTATTGTGTGGGAT ATATGGGAAGGCATGCCTATCCGGATATACGAGATGTCACATTTTAAGTTGGTGGATGGGAAGTTTTCTCC GGATGGGACATCTATAATACTTTCAGATGATGTTGGTCAACTATATATATTAAGTACAGGTCAAGGTGAGTCCCAGAAAGATGCAAAATATGATCAG TTCTTTCTTGGTGATTATCGTCCTCTCATTCAAGACACCCATGGTAATGTACTTGACCAG GAAACTCAGATTGTACCCTATCGACGAAATCTGCAAGATTTGCTTTGTGATTCAG CAATGATTCCTTATCCAGAACCTTATCAGAGTGAATTTCAGCAAAGACGATCAGGAGCTTTAGGCCTTGAGTGGCGGCCATCATCGCTAAGGCTTGCTGTTGGTCCTGACTTCAGTTTGGACCCAGATTATCATATGCTTCCATTGGCAGACTTGGATCTGCTTGCAGAACCCCTTCCGGAGTTTATAGATGCTATGGATTGGGCTCCAGAAATTGAAGTGTTTAGTGATGATGCAGATTCAGAATATAATGTCACTGAAGATTTCTCTTCTCGAGGCGAGCAAGAATGTTCAAGCTCCAATGGCTCTGGCGATACAGGATGCAGCACGGACAACAGTGAAGGGGAGGATGCTCATATGGACTGTATCCGTagatcaaaaagaaaaagacagaAGACTGAA ATTGAGATTATGACTTCTTCTGGGAGACGTGTGAAAAGGAGGAACTTGGATGAGGTTGATGGCAATAATTTAACTGGTAGCCGAAGCAGAAAGGGAAAAAGTGGCCAAAAAGCATCAAGGAAAACTTCTAAATCCAAATCTTCCAGACCTCAAAGAGCTGCTGCACGCAATGCTCTACacttattttctaaaattactGGTACCCCAACAGATGGAGAAGATGATAGTTTGGTTGGTGATTTTTCAGATAGTGAATCAACATTGCAAGATTCTAACATGGACAGCGATGAATCTGATAGAGCTGCACAGAATGATCAACTGAAATCTTCAAAAGGAAAAGAAGTATCAACATATGAATCGGAGGACATGAAATCTCATGGGTTAACGGAGACTGATGCAGTTGCAGGGAACAGAAGGAGATTGGTTCTCAAGTTTCCAATTCGTGATTCATCGAAACATACTCATGGATTTGACAACCAAGCTGAGTTGGTTGGGTCGTCATCAAAATCTGCACAGGAAGCTCataattttaataagaataGTTGTATGGATGAAGGTTATTCTGGCAGTGGAAGTTACCATACAATTGAAGGATCACATCGGTTGAATATTGAAGTAGACCGTGTAGACTTGCTGGAGAAAATTAGATGGGGAGTGGTTAGGCCTCGTTCTTCCAAACCTCTGAGAGTGGGAGAAGCTGCAGTATCAAATGCAAATCCTGACTCTCTGAAGTTTAGTAATCATCTCATTGAAACAGAAAAAGAGGAGAAGGAATTTAGTCCATTGACCCCTCCTTCAGAAACCAAAAATGATGAAAATATGGTAGACAGTCTAGCAGATATCAATGACAATGGTGATTGTACTACTCATCCTTTTAACCCTTTTGAGAATGGTGAGAATGAGGAAGAGCTCACAACTACCAGAGATCACAGGAATAAAGAGGAATCACTAGTGTCAGCCCTGATTCCTGATAATACAGGTACTGCATTTGTTAGCAATAGTGGTGCTGAGCAACTGCCTGAACCAAATAGCAGTTTCCCTTCCGTCTTAACAAAGTTAAGGTCAAAAAGAGGTTCAAGAGATCCTGAATGTTCATCCAAGCATGGAACAAAATCTCCAGTGCTAAAGAATAGTGCATGTAGCAATCATGCCAGCAATGAACAGTGTATGATTGTTACTGAGAATGATGACAACAGCAAGGTAGTAATACCCAATCGGGGAGAAAATGGATCACAAGAAATAGATGCTCAAGGTACACAACATTGTACTTCAAATGGTCCACTAGAGCCACATCCCAGAAGAGATAAAATGTTCAAAGCCGTTTACAAAAGATCAAGATCAAATAGGGCATCTAATAATTCAGCTAATGGTGGTGCTTTAGGAGAATCCACTTCTAATGGAAGCAATAGTAATTTCAATACATCAGTGGGTTTCAGTAATGGCACAAATAAGGATGTTCGTGACAATGGATCAATAGAGATGGAGCCAATCACATCTGACCCAAATGACAAGGGGAATCATCTCAAAGTGGAAAATGGGCATGAAGATGGTGTTGGTAGAAGTCAACATAACATGCAGACCAATGGAGTAAAGtttacagaagaagaaagaggttCTAGTTCAAAATCGACCGTTGGTATAAGGTCCACCAGGAGCCGGAGATCTAGTTACAATATTCATGAAACTCATGAAACTAGTCCTGTAAATAGAAAGAAATCACTACAATCAGCTAATAAAGGATCGTGGTTGCTGTTATCAACTCAGGAAGAAGGTTGTAGATTTATTCCACAACAGGGAGATGAGGTTGTATATTTGAGGCAG GGGCACCAGGAGTACATAGCTAATTATAGTCGCAAAAAGGAAGCAGGGCCTTGGATGTCGATTAAGGAAAATATAAGAGCTGTAGAATATTGTATAGTTCAAAGCCTTGACTATGCTCATGATTCGGGTTCTGGTGATGGATGCTGCAAAATGATCCTTCAGTTTGTTGATCCTGATTCTAGTGTTTTCGGCAAAtcttttaaattgaatttaccAGATGTGACTGGCTTCCCAGATTTTCTGGTTGAAAGAACCAGGTTTGATGCTGCTATGCAAAGAAATTGGACGCGCAGGGATAAATGCAGGGTTTGGTGGAAAGATGACAGCGAGTCCGATGGAAGTTGGTGGGAAGGTCGAATTATGTGTGAAAAAGCCAAATCTTCTGAATTTCCAGACAGTCCATGGGAGAGATATACTATTCGGTACAAGAATGATCTTACAGAAACACATTTACACAGTCCTTGGGAGCTTTTTGATGCTGATACTCAATGGGAACAGCCTCATATTGATGATGAAGTAAGAAATAAGCTGCTAACTGCACTCACCAAATTACAGGAGTCGGGAAATAAAGTTCAG GATCGTTATGGAGTTcatgaattgcagaaaatttCATCCAAGTTAAAATTTTTGAACAG ATTCCCTGTTTCACTGTCTCTTGATTTGATAGAGTCAAGGTTAGAGAACAATTATTACCGAAGATTGGAGGCATTGAAACATGATGTGACAATTCTGCTTTCGAATGCAGCTgcatattttgaaaaagatgcgGGGATGTCAACAAAAATCAAACGCCTTTCAGAATGGTTCACGAAAgcatttttatctttatag
- the LOC130973784 gene encoding uncharacterized protein LOC130973784 isoform X2 → MALQKYVPPGNAPSVNLKRLTISKKVPEKAQLKMANQNRDMDVDVDLREVYFLMMHFLSAGPCHKTYMQFRNELLEHQLLPRRYHAWYSRSGAPRGDEDDDGLSFSLTYDKLLERYPHIEKDHLVKLLKQLLLNTASPSLRISSGNAPNAADVPTLLGKGSFSLLSYDNDKINEVKRPPPHMRWPHMKANQVHGLNLREIGGGFPRHHRAPSIRAACYAIAKPSTMVQKMQNIKRIRGHRNAVYCAILDRSGRYVITGSDDRLVKIWSMETAYCLASCRGHEGDITDLAVSSNNALVASSSNDCIIRVWRLPDGLPISVLRGHTGAVTAIAFSPRTVYHLLSSSDDGTCRIWDARYTQSSPRIYVPRPTDSVIGRNGVSSSSTLPHSHQIFCCAFNANGTVFVTGSSDNLARVWNACKPSVDDTEQPNHEIDVLSGHENDVNYVQFSGCAVASRFSTSETWKEENLPKFKNSWLNHDNIVTCSRDGSAIIWIPKSRRSHGKSGRWTRAYHLRVPPPPMPPQPQRGGPRQRTLPTPRGVNMIVWSLDNRFVLAAIMDCRICVWNASDGSLVHSLTGHTDSTYVLDVHPFNPRIAMSAGYDGRTIVWDIWEGMPIRIYEMSHFKLVDGKFSPDGTSIILSDDVGQLYILSTGQGESQKDAKYDQFFLGDYRPLIQDTHGNVLDQETQIVPYRRNLQDLLCDSAMIPYPEPYQSEFQQRRSGALGLEWRPSSLRLAVGPDFSLDPDYHMLPLADLDLLAEPLPEFIDAMDWAPEIEVFSDDADSEYNVTEDFSSRGEQECSSSNGSGDTGCSTDNSEGEDAHMDCIRRSKRKRQKTEIEIMTSSGRRVKRRNLDEVDGNNLTGSRSRKGKSGQKASRKTSKSKSSRPQRAAARNALHLFSKITGTPTDGEDDSLVGDFSDSESTLQDSNMDSDESDRAAQNDQLKSSKGKEVSTYESEDMKSHGLTETDAVAGNRRRLVLKFPIRDSSKHTHGFDNQAELVGSSSKSAQEAHNFNKNSCMDEGYSGSGSYHTIEGSHRLNIEVDRVDLLEKIRWGVVRPRSSKPLRVGEAAVSNANPDSLKFSNHLIETEKEEKEFSPLTPPSETKNDENMVDSLADINDNGDCTTHPFNPFENGENEEELTTTRDHRNKEESLVSALIPDNTGTAFVSNSGAEQLPEPNSSFPSVLTKLRSKRGSRDPECSSKHGTKSPVLKNSACSNHASNEQCMIVTENDDNSKVVIPNRGENGSQEIDAQGTQHCTSNGPLEPHPRRDKMFKAVYKRSRSNRASNNSANGGALGESTSNGSNSNFNTSVGFSNGTNKDVRDNGSIEMEPITSDPNDKGNHLKVENGHEDGVGRSQHNMQTNGVKFTEEERGSSSKSTVGIRSTRSRRSSYNIHETHETSPVNRKKSLQSANKGSWLLLSTQEEGCRFIPQQGDEVVYLRQGHQEYIANYSRKKEAGPWMSIKENIRAVEYCIVQSLDYAHDSGSGDGCCKMILQFVDPDSSVFGKSFKLNLPDVTGFPDFLVERTRFDAAMQRNWTRRDKCRVWWKDDSESDGSWWEGRIMCEKAKSSEFPDSPWERYTIRYKNDLTETHLHSPWELFDADTQWEQPHIDDEVRNKLLTALTKLQESGNKVQDRYGVHELQKISSKLKFLNRFPVSLSLDLIESRLENNYYRRLEALKHDVTILLSNAAAYFEKDAGMSTKIKRLSEWFTKAFLSL, encoded by the exons AAGTTGTTGGAGAG GTATCCTCACATTGAAAAGGATCACTTAGTCAAGCTTTTGAAGCAATTGTTATTAAATACAGCCTCCCCATCTCTTCGCATTAGTAGTGGAAATGCTCCAAATGCAGCTGATGTTCCTACTCTTTTGGGGAAGGGTTCATTTTCACTTCTGAGCT ATGACaatgataaaataaatgaaGTCAAGCGGCCACCTCCTCACATGCGCTGGCCTCATATGAAAGCCAATCAGGTTCATGGGCTTAATTTGAGGGAAATTGGGGGTGGTTTTCCCAGACACCATCGTGCACCATCTATACGTGCTGCTTGCTATGCAATTGCAAAGCCTTCTACCATGGTACAGAAAATGCAAAATATCAAGAGGATAAGAGGACACCGTAATGCTGTCTATTGTG CTATATTAGATCGGTCAGGGAGATATGTCATCACGGGCTCAGATGATCGACTGGTAAAAATTTGGTCAATGGAAACTGCCTATTGTTTGGCCAGTTGCCGTGGACATGAG GGTGATATCACTGACCTGGCTGTGAGTTCAAACAATGCTTTAGTTGCATCATCATCGAATGACTGTATCATTCGAGTT TGGCGCTTGCCAGATGGCTTACCAATATCAGTTTTGCGGGGACATACTGGAGCTGTTACTGCAATAGCATTTAGTCCAAGAACTGTGTACCATCTTTTATC TTCCTCTGATGATGGAACTTGTAGGATATGGGATGCAAGGTACACTCAGTCAAGTCCAAGAATATATGTTCCGAGGCCTACTGATTCTGTAATTG GGAGGAATGGTGTTTCATCTTCTAGTACTTTGCCACATAGCCATCAGATCTTTTGCTGCGCCTTTAATGCAAATGGGACTGTCTTTGTCACTGGTAGCTCTGATAATCTTGCTAGG GTCTGGAATGCTTGTAAACCAAGTGTGGATGATACCGAACAGCCAAATCACGAGATAGATGTGTTATCCGGGCATGAAAATGATGTAAACTATGTGCAATTTAG TGGATGTGCAGTAGCATCTCGGTTTTCCACATCAGAAACTTGGAAAGAGGAAAATCTTCCCAAATTTAAGAATTCATG GTTGAATCATGACAATATTGTTACCTGCTCTCGTGATGGGAGTGCTATTATATGGATTCCCAAATCACGCAGGTCACAT GGGAAAAGTGGTCGCTGGACTCGGGCATATCATCTGAGAGTTCCACCTCCACCTATGCCTCCTCAACCTCAGAGAGGTGGTCCTCGTCAGAGAACTCTACCCACTCCACGTGGTGTAAATATGATTGTTTGGAGCCTAGATAACCGCTTTGTCCTTGCAGCTATTATGG ATTGCAGAATATGTGTTTGGAATGCTTCTGATGGCAGCTTAGTACACTCGTTGACTGGCCATACTGATTCT ACATATGTTCTGGATGTTCACCCATTTAATCCTCGGATAGCTATGAGTGCTGGATATGATGGAAGAACTATTGTGTGGGAT ATATGGGAAGGCATGCCTATCCGGATATACGAGATGTCACATTTTAAGTTGGTGGATGGGAAGTTTTCTCC GGATGGGACATCTATAATACTTTCAGATGATGTTGGTCAACTATATATATTAAGTACAGGTCAAGGTGAGTCCCAGAAAGATGCAAAATATGATCAG TTCTTTCTTGGTGATTATCGTCCTCTCATTCAAGACACCCATGGTAATGTACTTGACCAG GAAACTCAGATTGTACCCTATCGACGAAATCTGCAAGATTTGCTTTGTGATTCAG CAATGATTCCTTATCCAGAACCTTATCAGAGTGAATTTCAGCAAAGACGATCAGGAGCTTTAGGCCTTGAGTGGCGGCCATCATCGCTAAGGCTTGCTGTTGGTCCTGACTTCAGTTTGGACCCAGATTATCATATGCTTCCATTGGCAGACTTGGATCTGCTTGCAGAACCCCTTCCGGAGTTTATAGATGCTATGGATTGGGCTCCAGAAATTGAAGTGTTTAGTGATGATGCAGATTCAGAATATAATGTCACTGAAGATTTCTCTTCTCGAGGCGAGCAAGAATGTTCAAGCTCCAATGGCTCTGGCGATACAGGATGCAGCACGGACAACAGTGAAGGGGAGGATGCTCATATGGACTGTATCCGTagatcaaaaagaaaaagacagaAGACTGAA ATTGAGATTATGACTTCTTCTGGGAGACGTGTGAAAAGGAGGAACTTGGATGAGGTTGATGGCAATAATTTAACTGGTAGCCGAAGCAGAAAGGGAAAAAGTGGCCAAAAAGCATCAAGGAAAACTTCTAAATCCAAATCTTCCAGACCTCAAAGAGCTGCTGCACGCAATGCTCTACacttattttctaaaattactGGTACCCCAACAGATGGAGAAGATGATAGTTTGGTTGGTGATTTTTCAGATAGTGAATCAACATTGCAAGATTCTAACATGGACAGCGATGAATCTGATAGAGCTGCACAGAATGATCAACTGAAATCTTCAAAAGGAAAAGAAGTATCAACATATGAATCGGAGGACATGAAATCTCATGGGTTAACGGAGACTGATGCAGTTGCAGGGAACAGAAGGAGATTGGTTCTCAAGTTTCCAATTCGTGATTCATCGAAACATACTCATGGATTTGACAACCAAGCTGAGTTGGTTGGGTCGTCATCAAAATCTGCACAGGAAGCTCataattttaataagaataGTTGTATGGATGAAGGTTATTCTGGCAGTGGAAGTTACCATACAATTGAAGGATCACATCGGTTGAATATTGAAGTAGACCGTGTAGACTTGCTGGAGAAAATTAGATGGGGAGTGGTTAGGCCTCGTTCTTCCAAACCTCTGAGAGTGGGAGAAGCTGCAGTATCAAATGCAAATCCTGACTCTCTGAAGTTTAGTAATCATCTCATTGAAACAGAAAAAGAGGAGAAGGAATTTAGTCCATTGACCCCTCCTTCAGAAACCAAAAATGATGAAAATATGGTAGACAGTCTAGCAGATATCAATGACAATGGTGATTGTACTACTCATCCTTTTAACCCTTTTGAGAATGGTGAGAATGAGGAAGAGCTCACAACTACCAGAGATCACAGGAATAAAGAGGAATCACTAGTGTCAGCCCTGATTCCTGATAATACAGGTACTGCATTTGTTAGCAATAGTGGTGCTGAGCAACTGCCTGAACCAAATAGCAGTTTCCCTTCCGTCTTAACAAAGTTAAGGTCAAAAAGAGGTTCAAGAGATCCTGAATGTTCATCCAAGCATGGAACAAAATCTCCAGTGCTAAAGAATAGTGCATGTAGCAATCATGCCAGCAATGAACAGTGTATGATTGTTACTGAGAATGATGACAACAGCAAGGTAGTAATACCCAATCGGGGAGAAAATGGATCACAAGAAATAGATGCTCAAGGTACACAACATTGTACTTCAAATGGTCCACTAGAGCCACATCCCAGAAGAGATAAAATGTTCAAAGCCGTTTACAAAAGATCAAGATCAAATAGGGCATCTAATAATTCAGCTAATGGTGGTGCTTTAGGAGAATCCACTTCTAATGGAAGCAATAGTAATTTCAATACATCAGTGGGTTTCAGTAATGGCACAAATAAGGATGTTCGTGACAATGGATCAATAGAGATGGAGCCAATCACATCTGACCCAAATGACAAGGGGAATCATCTCAAAGTGGAAAATGGGCATGAAGATGGTGTTGGTAGAAGTCAACATAACATGCAGACCAATGGAGTAAAGtttacagaagaagaaagaggttCTAGTTCAAAATCGACCGTTGGTATAAGGTCCACCAGGAGCCGGAGATCTAGTTACAATATTCATGAAACTCATGAAACTAGTCCTGTAAATAGAAAGAAATCACTACAATCAGCTAATAAAGGATCGTGGTTGCTGTTATCAACTCAGGAAGAAGGTTGTAGATTTATTCCACAACAGGGAGATGAGGTTGTATATTTGAGGCAG GGGCACCAGGAGTACATAGCTAATTATAGTCGCAAAAAGGAAGCAGGGCCTTGGATGTCGATTAAGGAAAATATAAGAGCTGTAGAATATTGTATAGTTCAAAGCCTTGACTATGCTCATGATTCGGGTTCTGGTGATGGATGCTGCAAAATGATCCTTCAGTTTGTTGATCCTGATTCTAGTGTTTTCGGCAAAtcttttaaattgaatttaccAGATGTGACTGGCTTCCCAGATTTTCTGGTTGAAAGAACCAGGTTTGATGCTGCTATGCAAAGAAATTGGACGCGCAGGGATAAATGCAGGGTTTGGTGGAAAGATGACAGCGAGTCCGATGGAAGTTGGTGGGAAGGTCGAATTATGTGTGAAAAAGCCAAATCTTCTGAATTTCCAGACAGTCCATGGGAGAGATATACTATTCGGTACAAGAATGATCTTACAGAAACACATTTACACAGTCCTTGGGAGCTTTTTGATGCTGATACTCAATGGGAACAGCCTCATATTGATGATGAAGTAAGAAATAAGCTGCTAACTGCACTCACCAAATTACAGGAGTCGGGAAATAAAGTTCAG GATCGTTATGGAGTTcatgaattgcagaaaatttCATCCAAGTTAAAATTTTTGAACAG ATTCCCTGTTTCACTGTCTCTTGATTTGATAGAGTCAAGGTTAGAGAACAATTATTACCGAAGATTGGAGGCATTGAAACATGATGTGACAATTCTGCTTTCGAATGCAGCTgcatattttgaaaaagatgcgGGGATGTCAACAAAAATCAAACGCCTTTCAGAATGGTTCACGAAAgcatttttatctttatag
- the LOC130976304 gene encoding DNA-directed RNA polymerases II, IV and V subunit 9A has protein sequence MSTMKFCRECNNILYPKEDREQKILLYACRNCDHQEVADNNCVYRNEVHHSVGERTQVLQDVAADPTLPRTKAVRCVQCNHGEAVFFQATARGEEGMTLFFVCCNPNCGYRWRD, from the exons ATGAGTACCATGAAATTTTGCCGCGAATG CAACAACATTCTGTACCCTAAGGAAGACAGGGAGCAGAAGATTCTTCTTTATGCATGCCGTAATTGCGATCACCAG GAGGTTGCTGATAACAACTGTGTGTACAGAAATGAGGTGCACCATTCTGTGGGAGAGCGAACTCAGGTGTTGCAGGATGTGGCTGCAGATCCAACTCTACCTCGCACCAAGGCAGTTAGATGTGTTCAGTGCAACCATGGAGAAGCCGTTTTCTTCCAG GCAACAGCCCGAGGGGAAGAAGGAATGACGCTTTTCTTTGTTTGCTGTAATCCAAACTGTGGATACCGATGGAGAGACTGA